ATTTGAATTAAACATGCACAAAGGAATCTGAGATCTGTTTTTCTAAGAGGACACGTGAGTGCCTGCACTGTATCTCCATCATGTTTGTAACCATGGCAATGTGAAAATTCTCTGGAAGTCAATTCTACGGATAAGATTGGTgccagaaacaaatgttcacaCATGTGGTAGTGACAAAGGGTCGCAACATATGAGAGCATGCTGTCTTCTCTCCTACTGCCTGTCATAAATGCCAGGTAAcacccagagctctgcaatCACAGACTCCGAGGCAAGAGGAATACAGTGGCTGCCTGTCATTAGGAGGTAAATGAGCCTAGCTCTCGCTCTCAGAGCTGATCTGGACGTGGAGCTCATGCATTACACAAAAGATCCCCTTCTGCAGGGATTTCCCTTCCCTCTGATGGCTTTGTAATAAGAACATGGGGCATAAAAGCTTTTAGTTCTGTGCCCCAGGCGGGCTATGCATGCTGCTTTTCTGGAAGTAGGAGAAACAAGGACCCAGTTCACTCTGAGACTGGGAGCCTGGATTTCTTGGGTATGAGTGGAAGAGGCCCAGTATTACCAGtttcttctttcactgaaaGATCCCTAACAGCCAAGGATGACAGTCTATTGACTTTGGCTTCTGCCAGGCCAACTGCCACCATCACATTCCAGCCAGCTATGTCACATGAGAACTCAGTCAGAGGATCATTTTAAGAACATGCAGAAAAACTCCAGGAAGAAATCACAGCCCTTTGTCTTTCTGTAGAAGGAATCCCACTGtatgttaaaacaaacaaaacactttccCTGTGTGGTTAACAACAGCAAGAGAACACCAGTCTTCACAACCTACACATCTAATGCAAGTAATgacttgctttattttcctgctcAAGGAAACCAAGCACTGTTGGTGACTGCAGGCATAAGCCACAGGTTGGACTGCACCTTGCACTAAAGGCTCATGGCTGGCAGAGCTAGATATGTGCTATATCTAACCAACGACCTTAACACTTGTTGCAGGCTCAGGTTGTTAAGCTGTAATAGCTTTGCACAGCAGCTGGCTCTCCTGCTGTCACTTGCTCATGTGCCCGAGCTATTTGTTGGAGGGGCCAGTCCACAGCATGACAAGTAATATTCACAGCCTCCCCAGTTCCAGAGATGCACTAGGAAATTAATCCAGAAAATCTGATTAGCATTTGTCAATGAAATAAGCTCTTTAGTCATTGGTGTGGTTCTTTCATATGCAATTTGATAACTCctggctggcagcagcaggtcaGTAGGTCTGAACACTGCAGACCTGAAAACGTCCTTTATATAACAgctgcattgatttttttttcctcttgaatatTTGGcacattcaaataaataaaaacagagacagaaagcaCCTGTGAGACCATTTAGTCTAGCTTCCTGCGTACATTCTGGCCCAGGATTCTCCTCAAATAATTCCTGTAGCCAAAAAGAAGAGACAATCTACTTCAGAAAATGATAACTCCAGCATGAAACGTTCTTTCAGCAGCTTGCCTTAGCAATTCTTGCAGCGGTCAGTTACCCGCACTGTTGCATAAAAAGAATCACATTTCACTTCTTACCTGAACTTGTCTAGCTTTGCCTGTCAACAACAGGTTTATTGAGCAAGAGATGAAAGCTTTCTATTATTAAATCCATTTCCCTAGCCTACTCCAAAATATTCTCATCTGAGAGAATATGCCAGCTGAGCTACTGTTATCTCAAAGCACAGCATGTATTTCCTATGACCTAGCAAACATGGCCATCGTAGATGGGCTTGCAATATTGCCTGCCATGGTCGCACAGTTACCGAAAcacaggatttaaaaaaataaaataaaataaataaaaaaaatcatgaataaCTTTCCTTGACCTCAaacatatgaaataattttggtATGTGTTGGACGCAGAGTGCGTGCCAGAATGCCACTGCATATCATCGAGGAAGttcaaaagcattcagaaaagtCAGAGATCCCTGTAAGAGGAATAAAACCAGCACCTTTGCAGGCTAAACCAAAATAGCATACAGAtttaatgaaagcatttttacaAAGACCTGACCTAACAAAATgactgtgttttcctttcatgtCTATTTGCTATGAGAGTAGGGGCACATCTCCTTCAGCGCACACATATTTGCCACAGATATGTTTATGAATAACATGCTGTTGGTGAGTCACCACTGCTAAATATCATCTAAAACTGTTGTTTCAAAGGCAGAGGGCCTGAATTGAGCTCCACACATGCAGGCATTCCATTCTGTAGTCAGTCTACAGGGACAAACACCTGCTAGTTGAGTGTGTGAAACCCTTTTGATTGCACAGACATAGTGCTAAAtaattcctttcccttttccaactattttaaatcagtttaGCATGCCCGAGCATGACATTCATTCTCTATTGctaaaatgctttcaaagaCACTTCCCTTTTTTTCACTCCATAGAATGGTCGGTAACACACCAGCAGAAATGAGAGCTTCTCCCACATAGAGCTTCAGAAGTGGGTCAGCTAAGGTGGTTTGTGGAGGTTAAGCTTTTCCAGCTCCACTGAATATTGTGTACCTTTCACTATCATTCATTACCTGAGCTCCAAACACCTCCATCACAGCTTTTCTACAACAAACGCCCTGGGAAAActgcttctctgttcttttgGATACCttattactaattttttttttcctttttttttttttttccttgaactaTGCAGCTTCAAGGCCCTGTTAAGTTAGTTTCAGCACAAAGACATTTGAGAGCTGGGAACAAGCGGTAGGTGGGAAGATAGAAGATGGATGGATGCCCTGTCCAAGGTCCCACTGCCAAGTGACACACCATGATTTCCCCATAAGCAAGCCTCAGGTGCAATGGCTTTTAACATGCTCCCAGTCAAGAAGTATGTTCCCAAAGAAGTCTTTTATCCTGAGCAGTCTCTTTCCCACTCTGCCTCAAAACCTACAAACTTAGTGTGCGTAAAATCCTCACTTGGAGCTGTACTGTtttgtggatgtcccatccctggaggcattcaaggccaggctggatgtggctctgagcagcctggtctggtggttggtgaccctgcacatagcagggggtttgaaactagatgatcattgtggtccttttcaactcaggccattataggattctatgatactcACCTAAATTGCATTATTCAATCTTGCCAGGGCTAGCATAATCAGGTTTGTGCCAGTCACCATTGATGCGGCCTCTTCCCCTTGATGAGAAggcttcagaaacaaaaatggaacGAACATGGAGACATGCATGAGTGCTGCATGCTGTCAAGCATGTTTCTTCAGCATTCTGCATATCAAGACAACCGTAAGTTTGCACACAAGTACAGGTTATGAAAACACAAATCCATCAATTCTGAAAACGGCTGCAAGCTTCTAGCTTCAGCATTGCCCTGTCTTGCAGCCCCATGCTTTCATCACTTTCTCAGTGAGAAGCACCCCTCCACTGTAACAGAAGCTGGATGTGACCTGAGCAAACAGCTGGCcttttgtattttcctctttctcaaacAGATGACCTCCACATGGCCAATGCAAATGGCAAACCAACCTGTGCCAGGATTGTCCAGCGTGGCAGAAAGGGCTTACCTTCAGAGCGACTGCTGCCTCGCTTGCTTGGGCTTGTCATCAGCAAATGCATCATCTGTAAATTAAAGCagtttcttcaaaaagaaattgGTACCTAATACCTTACCTGACCTTTACTGCAGATACAGCCAAGAGAACAGGACTCAGAGAGCCAAATTAGCTTGTTCTATCTACACATGGCACCTCTTTGACTCAtcaaattactgtttttaaagCTCTCTATATTCTTATTGTATAGATTCCTATCGCAGTAGTATCACCTCGTCAATCACAGCTCCTCTCCTACCCAAATACCATCAGCACTACATCAACATCATTCACTGTGAGCCAACCCGAGATCCCTTTAACTGCGTTACAACCCACAGAGCAAGAGCTGCAGTCCAGCCCTGTTCAgaaacactttctttttcatgtgcAATAATTCTCTTTAGCATTTATTCCTTATTAAATTTGTAGGAAATACATCCCCCAGCAGGAATattggcagcagcactgaatttTAAGTGACAGTTAAAGAAGACTTGCAGGAAGAGCTCTGCTTATATAAGCAAGTGTTTATAGTTAGTGCCCAATTAAATGAGAGTTATGCTTAACACAGAGGACAGACTGAACATGCAAAACTGCTGTACGTATTTCAGTACTTCACACACTATCTTTCTGCTCTGCAAATCAAGAATTCCTGTGGTGCATTTACTATCTCCATCTGAGTAGAGATTCTGAACAAAAGCTGGCAATTCAAATAAAGAGAACACGACATGGAATCCTTCGCCACGTGCAGCTTCCATAAACAAAAATGCTGTCCATAGATCCTCTGCCACTTTGCTTGTGAAACTAGCTTCACTCCTTGAATATAATCCTCAAGCACAGTACTCATTGCAGGCCTATGTTGTAAGTGCAGGCATACAATTTCAAGAATAAGTTCAAGGAAAAATTGGATACTGGTACAATCTGAAAGCAGCTAGCAGGGATTTACTGATTGGGTTAGCATTTAATCATATCTTAGAAACTGGATGAGAGCTCAGAAGTAAAGATGAGTGGATCATCAATCTCAGAGGAGCAAACTCTCTTCACCTATACTATGATTACATGCTCAGCTGAGGGATTTGATAACAGAGCCAGAATTTGTTTCTGTCTATAAGATGTGCCAATCACTATTTTCCAGGCACAGGCATGGTGTATATTTCAATGGAGAAAGAGTGTCACATTTGGTGGATGTGCCAGACTGTCACAGAGATTCACACTCCATTCAGGCATCCATCGAGCAAGGTCAAGCCTCTCATAGGAAGGAACGTGAAGCATTAGAGGAGGCAGTTGGATTTCAAATGACAAACAGCTTTATGCTGAAAACTTCCAGTTGCCTCTAAATAGATGtcagaagcacagaaagcacagaacaaGGAGGTTACCAGATGTCTGAATAAGGACAGAATAATGACACCGTGGCACGTGCCACTACTGGGATGGAGTGTCCTCTGGCAACATGacagcacacaaaaaaaaatactcaagaCTTAAGTGACTGTTACATTTTGGGTGGGACAAAGTGGTGAACTATGGGCAAATTCCATACCCCTTCACGCCTCAGTTTTTCCACTGTCAACGTGAGAACACTGCTAAGTGATATGATACGTAAAAGTCCTTGAATTGCTGCTTCAGACTGTCAAAGCCAGTTGTAAAGATTGACTTGACACTTAAATACCTGACTTCTCCTTGAAAGAAGATAAGCAGAATTTTTATGTTCTCAGGTAgcaaaaaagcagtttttcactTCCTTACCTCCTCACTGCTCATCGATTCAGAGCTGAATGTGCTCTGATGGCATCGCACAATAACATTCACAATCTGCTCACTGGAGACTTCCACAACACTTTTGCAGACAGCAGTTGGCTGTAACAGATAAAAATAGAGTGAATCTGGTGGAACAAAGCTACAGTGCAAAGCACTTCATGGGAGTTTAAGTGGGAAATCTTTACAGGGGGTTATTAATCAAATTCCAAGAGGACAAAATTGAAGCGACATGCCTGGAGCAGTCTGCAGCCAGGTCAATATATTCTAGCGGTGTATAACTTCACACAATTTATTGATCCATAATTGCATATTACCTGCATGAAGCTTTGAACCTGCTAGTGTTAGGAAAAAAGTTCTCCCAAACCTTTTCATGGCTGTAGCATCACCGATCGCAAACAGAAAATCTACCCAGGGCGATGCCGATGGCAGCTCCACCTCTAGAAGCTGAACAACCATTAAAGGAGCTGTCTCTCTGATTTGACAGAAGCTCTGGCAGAGCCTGCACCCAAGTTTAGAAATCTGACATCCTCACATCTTTCATGGTGTACTGCACCAACAAGAAGAGAAACGGGACATATCTTCTTAATCACCAAACCATCGTGCCTAAGGTGGGGCCACCTCCCTTTACATTCAATCTTTATGAATATGTTCAGTATTCAGTTCACATCAAGATGAACCTATTCCAGGCCTTCACTCAAATCTAATCTAATCTAAAAGATATAGATCTAATCAGATCTAATCAGGTGCCCTCTGATTGGGATTTGAGGGACCTATGGGATAGTGTCCGTTTAGGATGCATTAATAACTTCACAGCCACCAATCCCTctgatttggaagaaaatttaGTAACATTCATTGGTTTTGCGTTGTTCCTTCTACGCACACACAAGCCACTGAACTCAAGAGTAGTAATACCCAAAGAGACATTTGCCTCTCTCTTCGGTGCATAGACTGCCTCCAGTTGCTGGTCGCACAATTCATTATCTAACAGAAAAGCCTTTGTTCCACCTTTTCAGTGCCTTCCCAaaatctttcctcttccctAAAGTCTGTGCCCAGGACGGACAGATGAACTTGGCAGTCattcacagaggaaaagagaCAAGAATTCAGGAGAGTAAAAGAACTATGGTTAGTCACCAAATCCTTCCTTGTTGCAACCTTCCAAACAGCATAACATCCCTACCTCACATCAACTCCTAGCCTTACTGCATGCTGcatcacaaagctgtgaggaTGCTGCACACCATCCTATACAGACTGCCAACTCTGTTCTCATCTCCTGTTTTCCTGACTTCTTGCCTACATGCCTGGTAGAAAATAAATCAGGTCAAGTACCAGTTTTACCATTCTCTTAACTTGGAAAAGCAGCTATGCTTTCCTTCCAGGATTTGTTTGCAAAGCACACAGACACTTTTACCTCATGCCATTCCAAGGCAAGCATCCTCTTGtttcagctcagagcagctcatGCATTCCTCACTGGTCAGAAATAAGAGTTTCTCAACGTGGCCCCTTCCCATGTAATACCCACTCTATTCTGCAGGTTgcatttgggcttttttttgtcttctgagagCCAATCAATAGTGTTTCAACCTGTCCAGAGATCACCCTGCATTGAGGGGAGTTTCCCATTTACACCAGAGGCACTTACCACAAAAGGCCCTACTTTGAAGCCACATGTAAATGGGTCTCTTCCTGAAGCTTTTGTGCATTCCGTTTCACGAATACTGAGCTGCAGCTCTAGTCTATAATCATTGCTGTTCCACATGTCAACCTGGTAAGAGAAAGGCCAAATCAAGCAGAGCCtggaaaacaaatcacaaaacTGCAGAGCATTGAGTTGGTGCAGCTTGTAGAGTCACTATTTGTCAGCTCCTTAAGCGGAGTGCTCACCCAGAGGTCAGATGTTTAGCTGCACTGAATTACCTCCATCAGATGGAATCCACATTATTTTATGCCCAAAGCAAAACAGTCAGCTGGAGGTATTTGAGAAACACCAGCtcttttctgaattaatttttgtgCAAAATCTTTAAGGATATCCATCAAAGTCTTCTATTCTAGGGGTGGTCAATTTGAGCTCCAAACACGCTTCTAATTAAAACTGCACGTACAAAGAATAATTAAAGTCGTAGCTTTGTACAATGCCTCAGACCACCCTCTTCCAAGACACAACAGAG
Above is a genomic segment from Meleagris gallopavo isolate NT-WF06-2002-E0010 breed Aviagen turkey brand Nicholas breeding stock chromosome 7, Turkey_5.1, whole genome shotgun sequence containing:
- the SPP2 gene encoding secreted phosphoprotein 24, coding for MGKTREDFERHTMKSLIFVLTLSVFSCSGFPVYDYELPVTEEALNASIARINSQSWGPNLYGVVRSHVRHVDMWNSNDYRLELQLSIRETECTKASGRDPFTCGFKVGPFVPTAVCKSVVEVSSEQIVNVIVRCHQSTFSSESMSSEEMMHLLMTSPSKRGSSRSEAFSSRGRGRINGDWHKPDYASPGKIE